In a single window of the Halobaculum lipolyticum genome:
- a CDS encoding GAF domain-containing sensor histidine kinase, producing the protein MNGAAGSNVRDPTAADDDHEPGRYADLHALVLDASTTLISANPDELDTKLRWTLGSVARGLGADYAAVYGDVRGGDGAAGADTSETTETTETTETTETTESAERTDSARLTDPVAVDYELVNAWSRDDEAAEAAEASGVAVESGVDGLIARVRDEGTVRMAASREGTAAPQHRCGALDGSDIESVLAVPVVRDWELWGVLAFAGREGRDRWTDHEVVLVRSLADMIANSLARVERERRLAAQNERLEEFASVVTHDLRNPLNVAQGSIELAEETGDADHFERARRAAERMEGIIDNVLGLARAGKDIGETAPVELDRVALEAWDAVDTAGAEVTVADPGRYDGDESRLFDALSNLFRNAIEHGGDDVRVTVAERDAGDGFYVADDGAGLPADPAGLFDRGRSWGGGTGIGLTIVRQVLEAHGWTVEAGESVDGGARFDVVVEG; encoded by the coding sequence ATGAACGGCGCCGCGGGGTCGAACGTGCGGGACCCGACCGCCGCAGACGACGACCACGAGCCGGGGCGGTACGCCGACCTCCACGCGCTCGTGCTCGACGCGTCGACGACGCTCATCTCCGCGAACCCCGACGAGTTGGACACCAAACTGCGTTGGACCCTCGGGTCCGTCGCGAGAGGTCTCGGCGCCGACTACGCAGCCGTCTACGGTGACGTCCGGGGCGGCGACGGGGCGGCCGGCGCGGACACCTCGGAGACGACAGAGACGACAGAGACGACAGAGACGACAGAGACGACAGAATCAGCGGAGAGGACGGATTCGGCCCGGCTCACGGATCCGGTGGCCGTGGACTACGAACTAGTGAACGCTTGGAGCCGCGACGACGAGGCCGCCGAGGCCGCCGAGGCGTCCGGCGTCGCCGTCGAGTCGGGCGTCGACGGGCTGATCGCCCGCGTTCGCGACGAGGGGACGGTCCGGATGGCCGCGTCCCGAGAGGGCACCGCTGCCCCACAGCACCGGTGCGGCGCGCTGGACGGGAGCGACATCGAGAGCGTGCTCGCGGTGCCGGTCGTTCGCGACTGGGAGCTGTGGGGCGTGCTCGCGTTCGCCGGCCGCGAGGGTCGCGACCGGTGGACCGACCACGAGGTCGTGTTGGTGCGCTCGCTGGCGGACATGATCGCGAACTCGCTGGCGCGGGTCGAACGCGAGCGCCGCCTCGCCGCCCAGAACGAGCGGCTGGAGGAGTTCGCGTCGGTCGTCACCCACGACCTCCGGAACCCCCTGAACGTGGCGCAGGGATCGATCGAACTCGCCGAGGAGACCGGCGACGCCGACCACTTCGAGCGCGCCCGCCGTGCCGCCGAGCGGATGGAGGGGATCATCGACAACGTCCTCGGTCTCGCTCGCGCCGGGAAGGACATCGGCGAGACGGCGCCGGTCGAACTCGACCGCGTCGCGCTGGAGGCGTGGGACGCCGTCGACACCGCGGGCGCCGAGGTGACGGTCGCCGACCCCGGCCGCTACGACGGCGACGAGAGCCGCCTGTTCGACGCGCTCTCGAACCTCTTCCGCAACGCGATCGAACACGGCGGCGACGACGTCCGCGTCACGGTCGCCGAGCGCGACGCCGGCGACGGCTTCTACGTCGCCGACGACGGCGCCGGACTCCCGGCCGACCCGGCCGGGCTGTTCGACCGCGGCCGTTCCTGGGGCGGCGGCACGGGGATCGGTCTCACCATCGTCCGGCAGGTACTCGAGGCTCACGGCTGGACGGTCGAGGCCGGGGAGAGCGTCGACGGCGGCGCGCGGTTCGACGTCGTCGTCGAGGGGTGA
- a CDS encoding DUF7551 domain-containing protein produces the protein MIGTTLGDCRRHIESLADPTGAYRIQCARTGERPVPVAGLSFDSRATARAAAQCGEQYRAALRRYDPQVPFYDLVAVEHTGATAVGSDGPPEGAAEPAPDDRPIAGAVPSESAIDLCHAVVGVVFEAIAASPHTAVQDAIMDTYFAAAESVDGPDELCHRLLASAADGLSEYLDDAETLAVLREAGERLPSPPATPATPAGGDPLAAALSRLRTVGMLRSFSVSPATDEPAGAARRWRVELDGYALADGSDGADGSDGADRIVTLPVVVALFGRASVSAVAVTDATRGPSGAWRLTVATNPAEGAAGLTTVERGR, from the coding sequence ATGATCGGCACGACACTCGGCGACTGTCGACGGCACATCGAATCGCTCGCGGATCCGACGGGCGCGTACCGGATCCAGTGTGCCCGCACCGGCGAGCGGCCGGTCCCGGTAGCCGGACTGTCGTTCGACAGCCGCGCGACGGCGCGGGCGGCGGCACAGTGCGGGGAGCAGTACCGGGCCGCCCTCCGCCGGTACGACCCGCAGGTCCCGTTCTACGACCTCGTCGCCGTCGAGCACACCGGCGCGACGGCGGTCGGGTCCGACGGCCCGCCCGAGGGCGCGGCGGAGCCGGCTCCCGACGACCGTCCGATCGCGGGCGCGGTCCCGTCCGAGTCGGCGATCGACCTGTGTCACGCCGTCGTCGGCGTCGTGTTCGAGGCCATCGCCGCCTCCCCGCACACGGCGGTCCAGGACGCCATCATGGACACGTACTTCGCGGCGGCGGAGTCGGTCGACGGCCCGGACGAACTGTGTCACCGGCTGCTCGCGAGCGCCGCCGACGGGCTCTCGGAGTACCTCGACGACGCGGAGACGCTCGCCGTGCTCCGCGAGGCGGGGGAGCGGCTGCCGTCGCCGCCGGCGACACCCGCGACGCCCGCCGGCGGCGACCCGCTGGCGGCGGCGCTGTCGCGGCTGCGGACCGTCGGGATGCTCCGGTCGTTCTCCGTCTCGCCGGCGACCGACGAGCCGGCCGGCGCGGCCCGTCGCTGGCGGGTCGAACTCGACGGCTACGCCCTCGCCGACGGCTCCGACGGCGCCGACGGCTCCGACGGCGCCGACCGCATCGTCACGCTCCCGGTCGTGGTCGCCCTGTTCGGACGGGCGTCGGTCTCGGCGGTCGCGGTGACCGACGCGACGCGGGGACCGTCCGGCGCGTGGCGCCTCACGGTGGCGACGAACCCGGCCGAGGGGGCGGCCGGGCTGACGACGGTCGAGCGGGGGCGATGA
- a CDS encoding ABC transporter ATP-binding protein yields the protein MSADDTGGRDETSRAADAAVADDGSTVGSGSADPDADPEPSPPLSISDVALSYGGGEPIVEAERLEVPAGEITALIGPNGSGKSTLLKAMNAELSPDRGAVTFDGTAVEEYGTTELARRLGLLSQAHTAPESTTVRELATHGRYPHRGFFEGMREEDYRAVDRALERVGVEHLADREVGGLSGGQGQLAWLAMTLAQETEALLLDEPTTYLDLHHQLRVLDAVRELNAEHGVTVCVVLHDIGQAARFADNLIVLKDGEPYEWGPPDEVVTDDLLREVFGVVADVGFGPEGPTVTPRTAVADSDDGDDDDRTV from the coding sequence ATGAGCGCCGACGACACGGGCGGGCGCGACGAAACGTCCCGCGCCGCCGACGCCGCCGTGGCCGACGACGGCTCGACCGTCGGTTCGGGGTCGGCCGACCCGGACGCCGACCCGGAGCCGTCGCCCCCGCTGTCCATCTCGGACGTCGCGCTGTCGTACGGCGGCGGAGAGCCGATCGTCGAGGCGGAACGGCTGGAAGTGCCGGCCGGCGAGATCACGGCGCTGATCGGGCCGAACGGCTCCGGTAAGTCGACGCTACTCAAGGCGATGAACGCGGAGCTGTCGCCCGACCGCGGCGCCGTCACGTTCGACGGCACCGCAGTCGAGGAGTACGGCACGACCGAACTCGCGCGCCGCCTCGGACTCCTCTCGCAGGCGCACACGGCGCCCGAGTCGACGACGGTGCGGGAGTTGGCCACCCACGGCCGTTACCCCCACCGCGGCTTCTTCGAGGGGATGCGCGAGGAGGACTACCGCGCGGTCGACCGGGCGCTCGAACGCGTCGGCGTTGAGCACCTCGCGGACCGCGAGGTCGGCGGCCTCTCCGGCGGCCAGGGCCAACTCGCGTGGCTCGCGATGACGCTCGCCCAGGAGACGGAGGCGCTGTTGCTCGACGAGCCGACGACGTACCTCGACCTCCACCACCAGCTTCGCGTGCTCGACGCCGTCCGGGAGCTGAACGCCGAACACGGCGTCACCGTCTGCGTCGTCCTCCACGATATCGGGCAGGCGGCCCGCTTCGCGGACAACCTCATCGTGTTGAAGGACGGCGAGCCGTACGAGTGGGGACCGCCCGACGAGGTGGTCACCGACGACCTCCTGCGGGAGGTGTTCGGCGTCGTCGCCGACGTCGGCTTCGGACCCGAGGGTCCGACGGTGACGCCGCGCACCGCGGTCGCCGACTCCGACGACGGCGACGACGACGACCGGACCGTCTGA
- a CDS encoding FecCD family ABC transporter permease, with amino-acid sequence MASETGETVPGVDSPLAWVDSSLVTVAAASTAVVVVSGLVQVSFGAFSMSIGTAWAAVFDPLVWTNPQVLLRLFLGEGFGNAVAGALGLSTAAVDLPRETLIVWQIRMPRVIVGALVGANLAVSGAVFQAVTRNELASPFILGVSAGAGLAILLSLIVFTGLAAFLPLVAAGGGAVAFVLVYVIAWKNGTNPVRLVLAGVIVSTVFGSVQTGLFFFADDLGVVQSALAWTTGSLTGVDWEQVRMALPWTFVAIPLTLVGARQLNVLLLGERTARSLGMSVERVRFALSAVAVLAAGTAIAVAGIVSFVGLIVPHMVRQLVGSDYKRLVVACVFAGPALVTLADVGARLAMSPAQLPVGIVTGLIGGPYFLYLMRKQEGLGDL; translated from the coding sequence GTGGCGAGTGAGACGGGGGAGACGGTCCCCGGCGTCGACAGCCCGCTGGCGTGGGTCGATTCGTCGCTGGTGACGGTGGCGGCGGCCAGCACGGCGGTCGTCGTCGTCTCCGGGCTGGTGCAGGTCAGTTTCGGGGCGTTCTCGATGTCGATCGGGACGGCGTGGGCGGCCGTGTTCGACCCCCTCGTGTGGACGAACCCGCAGGTGTTGCTGCGGCTGTTCCTCGGCGAGGGGTTCGGCAACGCCGTCGCGGGTGCGCTCGGGCTCTCCACGGCGGCCGTCGACCTGCCGCGCGAGACGCTGATCGTCTGGCAGATCCGGATGCCGCGGGTGATCGTCGGCGCGCTCGTCGGCGCGAACCTCGCGGTGTCGGGGGCGGTGTTCCAGGCGGTGACGCGCAACGAACTCGCCTCCCCGTTCATCCTCGGCGTGTCGGCGGGCGCCGGACTCGCGATCCTCCTGTCGCTCATCGTGTTCACCGGGCTGGCGGCGTTCCTCCCGCTCGTCGCCGCCGGCGGCGGCGCGGTCGCGTTCGTGCTCGTGTACGTCATCGCCTGGAAGAACGGCACGAACCCCGTCCGGCTCGTCCTCGCGGGCGTCATCGTCTCGACGGTGTTCGGCTCGGTCCAGACGGGGCTGTTCTTCTTCGCCGACGACCTCGGCGTCGTCCAGTCGGCGCTGGCGTGGACGACCGGCTCGCTCACCGGCGTCGACTGGGAACAGGTCCGGATGGCGCTGCCGTGGACGTTCGTCGCGATCCCGCTGACGCTCGTCGGCGCACGGCAGTTGAACGTCCTCCTGCTGGGCGAGCGCACCGCGCGCTCGCTGGGGATGTCCGTCGAGCGCGTCCGCTTCGCGCTGTCGGCGGTCGCCGTCCTCGCGGCCGGCACCGCCATCGCCGTCGCCGGCATCGTCAGCTTCGTCGGACTCATCGTCCCGCACATGGTGCGCCAACTCGTCGGCTCCGACTACAAGCGGCTCGTCGTCGCGTGCGTGTTCGCCGGTCCCGCGCTCGTCACGCTGGCCGACGTCGGAGCGCGCTTGGCGATGTCCCCCGCACAGCTCCCCGTCGGGATCGTCACCGGGCTGATCGGCGGCCCGTACTTCCTCTACCTGATGCGGAAACAGGAGGGACTCGGCGACCTATGA
- a CDS encoding AEC family transporter — protein sequence MSVASNLAYMLALLAAGVAGRRVGLLTPPRRERLTDLAFLVALPALVYTSTFSRSLGDVVSARLVAGVVCVIGVGAVVGWLVHRGRPEAATRGVAVVQSYHSNLGFLGLPLVAATFGAAAVETGKASVVLGVGALVQVPLTVTLLGLHADGDAGGDLAAEARGLLRNPVLLALAAGLASAGLGVAPPAPVVAGLSFLADLALPVALLGVGSALALDAATLDPPTVAAIAAVKLVALPLAALAVFSGLGGSPSTVRTGVVMFAMPTAVSTFVYASALDGDAGLASVTVFATTVLSAATLAPVLWLVG from the coding sequence GTGTCCGTCGCCTCGAACCTCGCGTACATGCTCGCGCTGCTCGCCGCGGGCGTGGCGGGGCGGCGCGTCGGCCTACTCACGCCGCCCCGTCGCGAGCGACTGACCGACCTCGCGTTCCTCGTCGCCCTCCCTGCGCTCGTGTACACCTCCACGTTCTCGCGCTCGCTGGGCGACGTCGTGTCCGCCCGCCTCGTCGCCGGCGTCGTCTGCGTGATCGGCGTCGGCGCCGTCGTGGGGTGGCTCGTCCACCGCGGGCGACCCGAGGCCGCCACCCGCGGCGTCGCCGTCGTCCAGTCGTACCACTCGAACCTCGGGTTCCTCGGGCTGCCGCTCGTGGCGGCCACGTTCGGCGCCGCCGCCGTCGAGACCGGGAAGGCGAGCGTCGTCCTCGGCGTCGGCGCGCTCGTGCAGGTGCCGCTGACGGTGACGCTGTTGGGGCTGCACGCAGACGGCGACGCCGGCGGCGACCTCGCCGCGGAGGCTCGGGGTCTCCTCCGCAACCCCGTGTTGCTGGCGCTTGCGGCGGGGCTGGCGAGCGCGGGGCTGGGGGTCGCACCGCCCGCACCGGTCGTGGCCGGGCTGTCGTTCCTCGCCGACCTCGCGTTGCCGGTGGCGCTGTTGGGCGTCGGCTCGGCGCTCGCGCTCGACGCCGCGACGCTCGACCCCCCGACCGTCGCCGCGATCGCCGCCGTGAAACTCGTGGCGCTCCCGCTGGCGGCGCTGGCGGTGTTCTCCGGACTCGGCGGGTCGCCGTCGACGGTCCGAACCGGCGTCGTCATGTTCGCGATGCCGACGGCGGTGTCGACGTTCGTGTACGCGAGCGCGCTCGACGGCGACGCCGGCTTGGCTTCCGTCACCGTGTTCGCGACGACCGTCCTCTCGGCGGCGACGTTGGCCCCGGTGTTGTGGCTGGTCGGCTGA
- a CDS encoding ABC transporter substrate-binding protein, producing the protein MARHRRQFIGTVGAALGAGLAGCIGGEGDAGEATVDGSESEPTGAGDDASGTEASAASNGSYTASIVPVGEVEFDAVPETWLCYNGGWADMAFALGRRDGFLTAGNMIPGFFFEPFGLDVPPQEDLPTLANWNAGGWNKEVFYELDPDVILMDPNYLHATGWDEDWDESDTAEIRDNVAPFFGNNCRRRREFHDYELYTLYGAFERLAEAFDERERYEAFATLHDEVLAEVQSRLPPEEERPEIGLINGGSNPEKGVFYPLHTQDEGYEMKPYRDLDVKSAFSEDLEAAGEADYERLLEVDPEIIVVHWGIGTTTPESDGFSAAAFRDQYVRPMEEDGVGSQLTAVQNGRIYPGAFGEQGPIVNLLQTEMKAQQLYPEEFGEFDPEAFPDVPAENRLFDRQRVRDIVAGEF; encoded by the coding sequence ATGGCACGACACAGGCGGCAGTTCATCGGCACGGTCGGCGCCGCGCTCGGCGCCGGTCTCGCGGGGTGTATCGGCGGCGAGGGCGACGCGGGCGAGGCGACGGTCGACGGGAGCGAGTCCGAGCCGACGGGAGCCGGCGACGACGCGTCGGGGACCGAAGCGTCCGCGGCGTCCAACGGGTCGTACACGGCGTCGATCGTTCCGGTCGGCGAGGTCGAGTTCGACGCCGTGCCCGAGACGTGGCTCTGCTACAACGGCGGCTGGGCGGACATGGCGTTCGCGCTCGGCCGGCGCGACGGCTTCCTCACCGCCGGCAACATGATCCCGGGGTTCTTCTTCGAGCCGTTCGGGCTGGACGTCCCCCCGCAGGAGGACCTGCCGACGCTGGCGAACTGGAACGCCGGGGGCTGGAACAAGGAGGTGTTCTACGAACTCGACCCCGACGTGATCCTCATGGATCCCAACTACCTGCACGCGACCGGGTGGGACGAGGACTGGGACGAGTCCGACACCGCCGAGATCCGCGACAACGTCGCGCCGTTCTTCGGGAACAACTGTCGCCGACGGCGGGAGTTCCACGACTACGAGCTGTACACGCTGTACGGCGCCTTCGAGCGCCTCGCGGAGGCGTTCGACGAACGCGAGCGCTACGAGGCGTTCGCGACCCTCCACGACGAAGTGCTCGCGGAGGTGCAGTCGCGCCTCCCCCCCGAGGAGGAGCGCCCCGAGATCGGGTTGATCAACGGCGGGTCGAACCCCGAGAAGGGCGTGTTCTATCCGCTCCACACGCAGGACGAGGGGTACGAGATGAAGCCCTACCGCGACCTCGACGTGAAGAGCGCCTTCTCCGAAGACCTCGAAGCTGCGGGGGAGGCCGACTACGAGCGACTGTTGGAGGTCGACCCCGAGATCATCGTCGTCCACTGGGGGATCGGTACCACCACGCCGGAGTCGGACGGCTTCTCCGCGGCGGCATTCCGCGACCAGTACGTCCGCCCGATGGAGGAGGACGGCGTCGGCAGCCAGCTCACGGCCGTACAGAACGGTCGGATCTACCCCGGCGCGTTCGGCGAACAGGGTCCCATCGTGAACCTGCTCCAGACGGAGATGAAGGCCCAACAGCTGTACCCCGAGGAGTTCGGCGAGTTCGACCCCGAGGCGTTCCCCGACGTGCCGGCCGAGAACCGCCTGTTCGACCGCCAGCGCGTCCGCGACATCGTCGCGGGCGAGTTCTGA
- a CDS encoding ABC transporter substrate-binding protein — protein sequence MADQRGDDAVSRREYVKYGGALAAGGLLAGCSGASDSDKNDATTETPASTETTTEDTEESTEVSTDTSYTVSMAPVGDVRFESVPETFAVYESGYADMGVALGKGEDLLAVGNTTRFHTDHYDELDGVTVASEPTQLLGDSYAIDRELFYELDSDVHLIDPRWLINNGFNLDRSDVDSVVEDVGPFVGNTIFRRTDVWHDYRYYTLYGAFETVARVFDRVDRYEAVKAVHDAAVADVSASLPSADARPNALLCFGASDRPEAFYPYRLSDRGTNKKQFRDLGITDALSGSGVSGLSTNDRGQIDYETMLEIDPDSILLRGHESKTEAEFRDTVVSFMEQHAVASELTAVQEGRVFRGGPIYQGPLQHLFNLERFASLYFPEQFSGDLFSREALAAAVVGDA from the coding sequence ATGGCCGATCAGCGCGGAGACGACGCAGTGTCGCGCAGAGAGTACGTGAAGTACGGCGGCGCGCTCGCCGCGGGCGGACTGCTCGCCGGCTGCTCGGGTGCGAGCGACAGCGACAAGAACGACGCGACGACCGAGACCCCGGCGTCGACCGAGACGACCACGGAGGACACCGAGGAGTCGACCGAGGTGTCCACGGACACGAGCTACACCGTGTCGATGGCGCCGGTCGGGGACGTTCGGTTCGAGTCGGTACCGGAGACGTTCGCCGTGTACGAGTCGGGCTACGCCGACATGGGGGTCGCGCTCGGCAAGGGCGAGGACCTCCTCGCCGTCGGCAACACCACGCGGTTCCACACCGACCACTACGACGAACTCGACGGCGTGACGGTCGCGAGCGAGCCGACCCAGTTGCTCGGCGACTCCTACGCCATCGACCGCGAACTGTTCTACGAACTCGACAGCGACGTCCACCTGATCGATCCACGGTGGCTGATCAACAACGGGTTCAACCTCGACCGGTCGGACGTCGACAGCGTCGTCGAGGACGTCGGCCCGTTCGTCGGCAACACGATCTTCCGGCGCACCGACGTGTGGCACGACTACCGCTACTACACGCTGTACGGCGCCTTCGAGACGGTGGCGCGCGTGTTCGACCGCGTCGACCGCTACGAGGCGGTGAAGGCCGTCCACGACGCGGCGGTCGCCGACGTGAGCGCGAGCCTCCCGAGCGCCGACGCGCGCCCCAACGCCCTGCTGTGTTTCGGCGCGAGCGACCGGCCGGAGGCGTTCTACCCGTATCGGCTCTCGGACCGCGGGACGAACAAGAAGCAGTTCCGGGATCTGGGCATCACGGACGCCCTCTCCGGCTCCGGCGTCTCGGGGCTGTCGACGAACGACCGCGGTCAGATCGACTACGAGACGATGCTTGAGATCGACCCCGACTCGATCCTCCTGCGCGGCCACGAGTCGAAGACCGAGGCGGAGTTCCGCGACACCGTCGTCTCGTTCATGGAACAGCACGCGGTCGCCTCCGAGTTGACCGCCGTCCAGGAGGGTCGCGTGTTCCGCGGCGGACCCATCTACCAAGGACCGCTCCAGCACCTGTTCAACCTCGAACGCTTCGCGTCGCTGTACTTCCCGGAGCAGTTCTCGGGCGACCTGTTCTCGCGCGAGGCGCTCGCGGCGGCCGTCGTGGGCGACGCCTGA
- a CDS encoding ABC transporter substrate-binding protein: MESDEPRRKGPTRREYVQLGGALAAAGLVAGCAGSADGDGSATATPTDAATPTADATAEPTATPADDGPYSVSMSPVGEVTFESPPETVFTRLTHHADMAFALGRGDDVTAMHAPDYYDALWNQFVERLPGVSLDWTGLYSSWDPDKEVVYELDSDVHLADPAWVTQLDSWDRDDVGEIAENVGPWFGNSLSDRHTEATGEWADGYEYYTLWEQFELVAEAFRERPRYEELAAVRDELLATIEAGLPPEDERPRAVMFSSADLETIYAYTLDNPGFLTAHTRPLAPRDAFDGSVSSGDTVDYETLLEADPDVILYLGGMLPTTDMAEVRSTLESHPVGGEITAVANGRVHPQGARYQGPILNLFQLEMCAKQLYPDAFGAWPTYENGPYPEIPAEEQLFDRQRVAAAIRGEVE, from the coding sequence ATGGAGAGCGACGAACCGAGACGGAAGGGACCGACGCGTAGGGAGTACGTCCAGCTCGGCGGTGCGCTCGCCGCCGCCGGCCTCGTCGCCGGCTGTGCGGGGAGCGCCGACGGCGACGGATCCGCGACAGCGACCCCGACCGACGCCGCGACGCCGACGGCCGACGCGACGGCGGAACCGACGGCTACCCCCGCCGACGACGGCCCGTACTCCGTGTCGATGTCGCCGGTCGGGGAGGTGACGTTCGAGTCGCCGCCGGAGACGGTGTTCACGCGCCTGACCCACCACGCGGACATGGCGTTCGCGCTCGGCCGCGGCGACGACGTGACGGCGATGCACGCGCCCGACTACTACGACGCGCTGTGGAACCAGTTCGTCGAGCGCCTGCCGGGCGTCTCGCTCGACTGGACGGGGCTGTACTCCTCGTGGGACCCGGACAAGGAGGTCGTGTACGAACTCGACAGCGACGTCCACCTCGCGGACCCCGCGTGGGTGACGCAACTGGACAGCTGGGACCGCGACGACGTCGGCGAGATCGCCGAGAACGTCGGGCCGTGGTTCGGCAACTCCCTGAGCGACCGCCACACCGAGGCGACCGGCGAGTGGGCCGACGGCTACGAGTACTACACCCTGTGGGAGCAGTTCGAACTCGTCGCCGAAGCGTTCCGCGAGCGCCCCCGCTACGAAGAGCTGGCCGCCGTCCGCGACGAGCTGCTCGCGACTATCGAAGCGGGGCTCCCGCCCGAGGACGAGCGGCCGCGGGCGGTCATGTTCTCCTCGGCCGATCTGGAGACCATCTACGCGTACACGCTCGACAACCCCGGGTTCCTCACAGCCCACACACGGCCGCTGGCCCCCCGCGACGCCTTCGACGGGTCGGTGTCGTCGGGCGACACCGTCGACTACGAGACGCTGCTGGAGGCCGACCCGGACGTGATCCTCTACCTCGGCGGGATGCTCCCGACGACGGACATGGCCGAGGTCCGGTCGACGCTCGAATCCCATCCCGTCGGCGGCGAGATCACCGCCGTCGCGAACGGCCGTGTCCACCCGCAAGGGGCCCGCTATCAGGGACCGATCCTCAACCTCTTCCAACTGGAGATGTGCGCGAAACAGCTGTACCCCGACGCCTTCGGCGCGTGGCCGACGTACGAGAACGGCCCGTACCCGGAGATCCCGGCGGAAGAGCAGTTGTTCGACCGACAGCGCGTCGCCGCGGCGATCCGCGGCGAGGTCGAGTAG